In one Bacillus thuringiensis genomic region, the following are encoded:
- a CDS encoding NUDIX hydrolase, which yields MGYIEDMRNLVGNHPLILIGSHAIILNEKDEVLLQLRTDFKRWGIIGGALEYNETLEDALKREVFEETGLIIKNPELFRTYSGPDFFQIYPNGDQVHGVLVVYICREFHGELVCDQSESKELRFFSLDKLPNNLPPVIERIITDYLKK from the coding sequence ATGGGTTATATTGAAGATATGAGAAATCTAGTAGGAAATCATCCACTTATTTTAATAGGATCACACGCCATTATATTAAATGAAAAAGATGAAGTATTGCTGCAACTCCGTACAGATTTTAAACGCTGGGGCATTATTGGTGGTGCCCTAGAATATAACGAAACGTTAGAAGATGCTTTAAAACGAGAAGTGTTTGAAGAAACTGGACTTATTATTAAAAATCCAGAACTATTCCGTACATACTCAGGGCCAGACTTCTTTCAAATCTATCCAAACGGCGATCAAGTACACGGTGTACTCGTTGTTTATATTTGCCGAGAATTTCATGGTGAACTTGTATGCGATCAAAGTGAATCAAAAGAACTACGCTTCTTTTCACTTGATAAATTACCTAATAATCTTCCTCCTGTTATTGAGAGGATTATTACAGATTATCTAAAAAAATAA
- a CDS encoding DUF2785 domain-containing protein, with product MDITALQQQLELIQQNDYTQLQHIDVNELTLNMLQYIGTTDSYVRYQLIYKCFAHFIHHEFLMDDQLKLLLQTCLSDEYLYCDIYSPHTDGVFTRSYTVSLIALILQFANSHYFCTEEDIEEIKNKLITYTNLETDFRGYIENKGWAHCLAHVSDAFTEIVHNTYTTFEWYEELIHCLLNKIFIPSDLFHNNEDERIVTPLLAMLYHDFPQNELISIIHKKIKRLPQIRKRLSLNEYCILCANIKTFLRTLFFRTKDDHNLAFTARKTERMLKELPNYY from the coding sequence GTGGATATTACAGCATTGCAACAACAATTAGAGCTTATACAACAAAATGACTATACGCAACTACAGCATATAGATGTAAATGAGTTAACTTTGAACATGCTTCAGTATATCGGAACGACTGATAGCTACGTTCGTTACCAACTTATATATAAATGTTTTGCGCATTTCATTCATCATGAATTCCTTATGGACGATCAGCTGAAATTACTTCTGCAAACTTGTTTAAGTGATGAGTATTTATATTGTGACATTTACTCCCCACATACAGATGGGGTTTTCACACGTTCTTACACTGTTTCGTTAATTGCGTTAATACTCCAATTCGCTAATTCGCACTACTTTTGTACAGAGGAGGATATCGAAGAAATAAAAAATAAACTCATTACATACACAAACTTAGAAACGGATTTTCGGGGCTATATCGAAAATAAAGGATGGGCTCATTGTCTTGCTCATGTATCTGATGCCTTTACTGAAATTGTTCATAATACGTATACAACTTTTGAATGGTACGAAGAATTAATTCATTGTTTATTAAATAAAATCTTTATTCCATCTGACCTTTTTCATAATAACGAAGATGAACGCATTGTTACGCCATTACTAGCAATGCTGTATCATGATTTTCCTCAAAACGAGTTAATTTCTATTATTCATAAAAAAATAAAAAGGCTTCCTCAAATTAGAAAACGCCTTTCGCTTAATGAGTATTGTATTTTATGTGCCAATATTAAAACCTTTTTACGCACATTATTTTTCAGAACAAAAGATGACCATAACTTAGCCTTTACAGCACGTAAAACAGAAAGAATGTTAAAAGAACTTCCTAACTATTATTAA